In Lates calcarifer isolate ASB-BC8 linkage group LG15, TLL_Latcal_v3, whole genome shotgun sequence, one genomic interval encodes:
- the colec10 gene encoding collectin-10, protein MMARRCSTGLLALCVCAATFSYISASPEVCTNSLLPGAKGDQGEVGEEGDQGKLGKNGPPGFPGVPGEKGLRGQMGHTGKMGPIGDKGDKGDTGLDGPSGLKGKPGTTCDCGRYRKVVGQLDVNTGKLRNAVKFMKNVILGLKETEERYYLLVKEPKRFREASMNCKLRGGALAMPKTTNTNRLMADYVSQAGLTRVYIGVQAQSKDTNGTSMYVYADSSPLQGFAGWSQEEELNSRLSPTTNSSCVELLSTGTWGHVECEATMFFICEFPKSRRRGGGTVGGGRGTPTAASS, encoded by the exons ATGATGGCAAGAAGATGCAGCACAGGACTGTTGGCGCTCTGTGTGTGCGCGGCCACATTCAGCTacatctctgcctctccagAGGTTTGCACCAATTCCCTCCTGCCTGGAGCTAAAG ggGATCAAGGTGAGGTCGGCGAGGAGGGGGATCAGGGAAAACTGGGGAAGAATGGACCACCAGGATTTCCAG gAGTGCCAGGAGAGAAGGGACTTAGAGGACAGATGGGCCACACAGGAAAAATGGGACCTATTGGAGACAAAG GTGACAAAGGTGATACAGGTTTGGATGGGCCTTCCGGTCTAAAAGGGAAACCAG GCACCACATGTGACTGTGGCAGGTACAGAAAGGTGGTTGGACAGCTGGATGTCAATACAGGCAAGCTGAGGAATGCTGTCAAGTTCATGAAAAATG TCATCCTGGGGCtgaaggaaacagaggagaggtaCTACCTGCTGGTGAAGGAGCCTAAGAGGTTCAGGGAGGCTTCAATGAACTGCAAGCTGAGAGGAGGTGCCCTGGCCATGCCAAAAACCACCAACACCAACCGTCTCATGGCAGACTATGTCAGTCAGGCAGGACTGACAAGAGTTTACATAGGAGTGCAGGCCCAAAGCAAGGACACG AATGGAACAAGCATGTATGTCTATGCAGACTCCAGCCCTTTGCAGGGATTTGCTGGCTGGAGTCAAGAGGAGGAACTAAATTCCAGATTATCTCCAACCACAAACTCCAGCTGTGTGGAGCTGCTCAGCACTGGAACATGGGGTCATGTTGAGTGTGAGGCCACCATGTTTTTCATCTGTGAGTTCCcaaagagcaggagaagaggaggaggaacagtgggaggaggaagagggacaCCTACTGCTGCATCATCATGA